A window of the Diospyros lotus cultivar Yz01 unplaced genomic scaffold, ASM1463336v1 superscaf1, whole genome shotgun sequence genome harbors these coding sequences:
- the LOC127793125 gene encoding LOW QUALITY PROTEIN: cytosolic sulfotransferase 17-like (The sequence of the model RefSeq protein was modified relative to this genomic sequence to represent the inferred CDS: inserted 1 base in 1 codon) produces the protein MAVSIASSQQHHLPKTNPNAEQKHQEEYQKTYQKYSDLLQTLPRAKGWMTEHLVQYQGHWLTPCFALKGALLLKNHFKAKPSHIFLATFPKCGTTWLRALIFATMDRSLYNLSTHPLLTTGPHACFPFLDASICQNLPIHTNLELLSSSSRLFSTHFPFDLLPESMTAFVYTRELAPISIASSQQHHLPKTNPNAEQKHQEEYQKTYQKYSDLLQTLPRAKGWMTEHLVQSLYNLSTHPLLTTGPHACFPFLDASICQNLPIHTNLELLSSSSRLFSTHFSFDLLPESMTAFDCKFVYVCRDPKDVLVSKWLFMNKLRPKELPPLSLEEAFELFCEGVSHYGPYWDHVLGYWKVSLESPNKVLFLKYEDLKREPLANLRRLAELMGQPFTVEEEQEGVVEAIVRLCSFESLSGLEXGLVVDNREFFRKGEVGDGRSYLTREMMQRLDRLTEEKLGGWGLSFGACASPAP, from the exons ATGGCAGTTTCCATTGCTTCTTCTCAGCAGCACCACCTTCCCAAAACCAACCCTAATGCTGAACAAAAACACCAAGAAGAATATCAGAAAACCTACCAAAAGTACTCAGATTTGCTCCAAACTCTTCCCAGAGCCAAAGGCTGGATGACTGAACATCTTGTGCAGTACCAAGGCCACTGGCTAACCCCCTGCTTTGCCCTGAAAGGAGCCTTGTTATTGAAAAACCACTTCAAGGCCAAGCCCTCCCACATTTTCTTGGCCACCTTCCCAAAATGTGGCACAACATGGCTCAGAGCCCTCATCTTTGCCACCATGGACAGGTCCCTCTACAACTTATCCACACATCCTCTGCTCACCACTGGCCCTCATGCTTGTTTCCCTTTCTTGGATGCATCCATCTGTCAAAACCTTCCCATCCATACCAATCTTGAGCTTCTTTCTTCGTCGTCTCGGCTCTTTTCGACCCACTTCCCTTTCGACCTATTGCCGGAGTCTATGACAGCATTCGTCTATACAAGGGAGCTAGCTCCAA TTTCCATTGCTTCTTCTCAGCAGCACCACCTTCCCAAAACCAACCCTAATGCTGAACAAAAACACCAAGAAGAATATCAGAAAACCTACCAAAAGTACTCAGATTTGCTCCAAACTCTTCCCAGAGCCAAAGGCTGGATGACTGAACATCTTGTGCA GTCCCTCTACAACTTATCCACACATCCTCTGCTTACCACTGGCCCTCATGCTTGTTTCCCTTTCTTGGATGCATCCATCTGTCAAAACCTTCCCATCCATACCAATCTTGAGCTTCTTTCTTCGTCGTCTCGGCTCTTTTCGACCCACTTCTCTTTCGACCTATTGCCGGAGTCTATGACAGCATTCGATTGCAAGTTTGTGTACGTTTGCCGCGACCCGAAAGATGTGCTTGTTTCCAAGTGGCTCTTCATGAACAAACTAAGGCCTAAAGAGCTGCCACCCCTTTCACTAGAAGAAGCTTTTGAGTTGTTCTGTGAAGGGGTTTCACACTATGGACCCTATTGGGATCATGTCTTGGGATATTGGAA AGTAAGTTTAGAATCACCCAACAAGGTTTTGTTCCTCAAGTATGAGGATTTGAAGAGGGAGCCATTGGCGAACCTTAGAAGATTGGCTGAGTTGATGGGCCAGCCTTTTACAGTGGAGGAAGAGCAAGAAGGGGTAGTGGAAGCCATAGTTAGACTGTGTAGTTTTGAGAGTTTGAGCGGTTTGG AAGGGCTTGTTGTCGATAACCGTGAGTTCTTTAGGAAAGGAGAGGTTGGAGACGGTCGAAGTTACTTGACCAGGGAGATGATGCAGCGGCTAGACCGGCTGACGGAGGAGAAGTTGGGTGGTTGGGGTCTGAGTTTTGGTGCATGTGCATCTCCGGCACCGTAG